A window from Kluyveromyces lactis strain NRRL Y-1140 chromosome E complete sequence encodes these proteins:
- the SUB2 gene encoding ATP-dependent RNA helicase SUB2 (highly similar to uniprot|Q07478 Saccharomyces cerevisiae YDL084W SUB2 Suppresses the cold-sensitive snRNP biogenesis brr1-1 mutation RNA helicase) — MSHEAEEDLLEYSDNEQEVQVDNKATEVNAEGNGESQAKDSDKKGSYVGIHSTGFKDFLLKPELSRAIIDCGFEHPSEVQQHTIPQSIHGTDVLCQAKSGLGKTAVFVLSTLQQLDPVQGEVSVVVLCNARELAYQIRNEYLRFSKYMPDVKTAVFYGGTEYKNDIDLLSKKETVPHIIVATPGRLKALVRDKHIDLSHVKNFVIDECDKVLEELDMRRDVQDIFRATPRDKQVMMFSATLSQEIRPICRRFLQNPLEIFVDDEAKLTLHGLQQYYIKLNEKEKNRKLAQLLDDLEFNQVIIFVKSTVRANELTKLLNASNFPAITVHGHMKQEERIARYKAFKEFEKRICVSTDVFGRGIDIERINLAINYDMPNEADQYLHRVGRAGRFGTKGLAISMISSEDDEQVLAKIQERFDVKITEFPEEGVDPSTYLNT; from the coding sequence ATGTCTCACGAAGCAGAAGAGGATTTATTGGAGTATTCCGATAACGaacaagaagttcaagTTGACAACAAGGCCACTGAAGTGAATGCCGAGGGTAACGGTGAGAGCCAAGCAAAGGATTCTGATAAGAAAGGTTCTTATGTTGGTATTCACTCCACTGGTTTCAAGgatttcttgttgaagCCAGAATTGTCCAGAGCTATCATTGACTGTGGTTTTGAACATCCTTCTGAAGTGCAACAACATACCATTCCTCAATCCATTCATGGTACTGACGTCTTATGTCAAGCTAAGTCTGGTCTAGGTAAGACTGCTGTGTTCGTGTTGTCTACTTTGCAACAATTGGATCCAGTTCAAGGTGAAGTCAGTGTCGTCGTGCTATGTAACGCGAGAGAATTGGCTTACCAAATTAGAAACGAATACTTGAGATTCTCCAAATACATGCCAGACGTTAAGACTGCTGTATTTTACGGTGGTACTGAATATAAGAACGATATTGATTTGCTATCCAAGAAGGAAACCGTCCCTCATATCATTGTAGCCACTCCTGGTCGTTTAAAGGCTTTGGTTAGAGACAAGCATATCGATCTATCTCACGTCAAGAACTTTGTCATTGATGAATGTGACAAGGtcttggaagaattggatatgAGAAGAGATGTTCAAGATATTTTTAGAGCCACCCCAAGAGATAAGCAAGTTATGATGTTTTCCGCAACTCTATCCCAAGAAATCAGACCAATCTGTAGAAGATTCCTTCAAAATCCATTAGAAATCTTTGTCGATGACGAAGCCAAGTTGACTCTACACGGTTTGCAACAATACtatatcaaattgaatgaaaaggaaaagaacCGTAAGTTGGCTCAATTGTTGGACGATTTGGAATTCAACCAAGTTATCATTTTCGTCAAGTCTACTGTCAGAGCTAACGAATTGACCAAACTATTGAATGCTTCTAACTTCCCAGCCATCACTGTGCATGGTCACatgaaacaagaagaacgtATTGCTCGTTACAAGGCTTTCAAGGAATTCGAAAAACGTATTTGTGTTTCCACTGATGTTTTCGGTAGAGGTATTGATATCGAACGTATTAACTTGGCCATTAATTATGATATGCCAAACGAAGCAGACCAATACTTGCATCGTGTTGGTAGAGCTGGTAGATTCGGTACCAAGGGTTTGGCTATCTCCATGATATCTagtgaagatgacgaaCAAGTCTTGGCCAAGATccaagaaagatttgatgTTAAGATCACTGAGTTCCCAGAAGAAGGTGTTGATCCATCTACTTATTTGAACACTTAG
- a CDS encoding uncharacterized protein (similar to uniprot|P40215 Saccharomyces cerevisiae YMR145C NDE1 Mitochondrial external NADH dehydrogenase) produces the protein MFASKSVVASSRALNAGASSARFARGARFFSSTKSISNIGQKAVVPVKPSLARRVVSTTLKVSLAALLAGTGYVSYELYREANPPPQIPQAATFANGSPRKTLVVLGTGWGSVSLLKHLDTSLYNVIVVSPRNYFLFTPLLPSTPVGTVELKSIVEPVRSITRSSPGEVHYYEAEAKDIDPVAKTVRIKSATKDHDYELDLNYDYLVVGVGAQPTTFGIPGVFENASFLKEIPDAQDIRTKIMNNIEKAATLSANDPERKRLLSFVVVGGGPTGVEFAAELQDYVDQDLSKWIPEISKEIKVTLVEALPNILNMFDKSLWQYAQDLFAMEKIDVKLKTMVKNVNSTTITAQCGDATEDIPYGLLVWATGNAPREVSKNLMAKLEQQNSRRGLLINDKMQLLGAEDSIWAIGDCTFFPGLFPTAQVAHQEAEYLTETLKQQYKIDQLKWEISKTTNATETSKLHSKLDRIVKQQKPFKYNHQGTLAYIGSEQAIADVAVGESKYQMAGSFTFLFWKSAYLGMCLSFRNRILVAMDWAKVYFLGRDSSV, from the coding sequence ATGTTTGCGTCTAAGAGTGTTGTTGCTTCTAGCAGAGCTTTGAACGCCGGTGCGTCATCTGCTCGCTTCGCTCGCGGTGCTAGATTTTTTTCTAGtacaaaatcaatttctaATATTGGCCAAAAAGCTGTTGTCCCAGTAAAGCCATCGCTAGCAAGAAGAGTGGTTTCTACcactttgaaagtttctctAGCGGCTTTGTTGGCTGGTACTGGTTACGTTTCCTATGAATTGTACAGGGAAGCTAATCCACCTCCTCAAATTCCTCAAGCTGCCACTTTCGCTAACGGTTCTCCAAGGAAAACCCTTGTCGTTTTGGGTACTGGTTGGGGTTCTGTGTCCTTATTGAAACATTTGGATACTTCTTTGTATAACGTTATTGTTGTTTCTCCAAGAAACTACTTCTTGTTCACTCCATTGCTACCTTCTACTCCAGTCGGCACCGTTGAGTTGAAGTCCATTGTCGAACCTGTCAGATCCATCACCAGATCTTCACCTGGTGAAGTTCATTACTATGAGGCTGAAGCCAAGGACATCGATCCTGTTGCCAAGACCGTTAGAATAAAATCTGCTACTAAAGACCATGACTACGAACTTGATTTGAACTATGATTATTTGGTCGTCGGTGTTGGTGCTCAACCAACTACCTTCGGTATCCCAGGTGTCTTCGAAAACGCCTCcttcttgaaggaaattcCGGACGCTCAAGATATTAGAACTAAAATCATGAATAACATTGAAAAGGCTGCTACTTTGTCTGCTAACGACCCTGAACGCAAGAGATTGTTGAGTTtcgttgttgttggtggtgGTCCAACCGGTGTTGAATTTGCTGCTGAATTGCAAGATTACGTTGACCAAGATTTGTCTAAATGGATCCCTGAAATCTCCAAGGAAATTAAGGTTACTTTGGTCGAAGCTTTACcaaatatcttgaatatGTTTGATAAGTCTCTATGGCAATACGCCCAAGACTTGTTCGCCATGGAAAAAATCGATGTCAAGTTAAAGACTATGGTTAAGAACGTCAACTCTACTACCATCACTGCCCAATGTGGTGATGCAACTGAAGATATCCCATACGGTTTGTTGGTTTGGGCTACTGGTAACGCTCCAAGAGAAGTTTCCAAGAACTTGATGGCTaaattggaacaacaaaatTCCAGACGTGGTTTATTGATCAATGACAAGATGCAACTATTAGGCGCTGAAGACTCCATTTGGGCCATTGGTGACTGTACTTTCTTCCCAGGTCTTTTCCCAACAGCTCAAGTGGCACATCAAGAAGCTGAATACTTGACtgaaactttgaaacaaCAATACAagattgatcaattgaaatggGAAATCTCGAAAACTACTAATGCCACTGAAACTTCTAAATTGCACTCCAAGTTGGACAGAATTGTGAAACAACAAAAACCTTTCAAATACAACCACCAAGGTACCCTTGCTTACATTGGTTCAGAACAAGCCATTGCTGACGTTGCTGTCGGTGAAtccaaatatcaaatggCCGGTTCTTTCACCTTCTTATTCTGGAAGTCTGCTTACCTAGGGATGTGTCTCTCcttcagaaacagaatcTTGGTCGCTATGGACTGGGCTAAAGTTTACTTCCTAGGTAGAGACTCATCGGTATGA
- the HIR2 gene encoding Hir2p (similar to uniprot|P32480 Saccharomyces cerevisiae YOR038C HIR2 Non-essential transcriptional corepressor involved in the cell cycle-regulated transcription of histone H2A H2B H3 and H4 genes recruits Swi-Snf complexes to histone gene promoters promotes heterochromatic gene silencing with Asf1p), protein MKLLKLPSKLHDGQLTQCEVDDNKLYIIGGKYLSIWDSQTLLNAATGKTDVKEVKELEKMSLDLLESNQEDGRWLVVLDNQRLVYGSDHLLACLDLNKDSNSEYKSREIGIFKDNEAITDLKYDKVNGLLFVSLSKANSLQIMDSKTWELKSSIELKSKPISIITDPLGQLLTVILQNRSVQIYQYDSHGTTKLHQSINQFVQTNPLPYRMTMSPQGDVIPMINSLHNNVPTAVLLDRIQKFKIKLSLVGYVADCKILKFSPRIYSKTKSPTSNDTQTFNLLASSGNEDGNVVVWNTNRIKPLFDASKVVNSYITDLEWDNSGLGLFAISQDGQLVIFAFQENELGDVMPVEAVTEAAKEIKLLDPLPFKPKAEEPDTKLPPNKTAQQTTTNSKKQPKAAEITTISSTNMEFIQPSYMVPKDLKRKPVTEDPLLAQNKPANKKAKKELDQIDFLDTNLFLPSVSFSKVRLAHPKIRASFQYSSQGNFVLDIKNGLGNDQKPTSITLTRKDNESSKQLFQTFLPKFVTLCSAGSSFWAWSTDTGMIYVTSISGQMLFPPMLLGVPVSFLEGSGDYLLCITSIGQMYCWNVNTGKIAFPINDVYSLLNPMLRYSDDVLSRAENITMCAVTSQGIPIVTLSNGDGYMFDSAMEAWMLINDSWWPYGSQYWNFMSSAGVDLTSNDDEKKDKYWNAEADILAKEVKNNKNSIINYLETKTNDELTRKGRMKHLQRFAKVLLMKEGFENLEEMITLAHLENKILVSFRLKEVEEAIRLLKIYCIRIAEMGYTDRFSQTLSWLYDPTNTKFSPLDIDRRRNLIKDIIISCANIRQVQRVTTSYANELGVISDSL, encoded by the coding sequence ATGAAGTTACTAAAGTTGCCAAGTAAACTGCACGATGGCCAGCTAACTCAATGTGAAGTTGACGACAATAAATTGTACATTATAGGCGGGAAATATCTGTCCATATGGGATAGCCAGACCCTTTTGAACGCGGCAACAGGGAAGACAGATGTCAAAGAAGTGAAGGAATTGGAGAAAATGAGCCTGGATTTATTAGAATCCAATCAAGAAGATGGACGGTGGCTTGTTGTATTAGATAACCAGAGGTTAGTCTACGGTTCTGATCATCTTTTGGCAtgtttggatttgaataaagatTCCAATTCAGAATATAAATCTCGTGAAATAGGTATTTTCAAGGACAATGAAGCCATTACCGACTTGAAGTACGATAAAGTGAACGGGTTGTTGTTTGTGAGCCTAAGTAAAGCCAAttctcttcaaataatggaCTCAAAGACGTGggaattgaaatcttcgatagaattgaaatcaaaaccTATATCCATAATTACAGACCCATTGGGACAATTGTTGACCGTGATTTTACAAAATCGTTCTGTACAAATCTATCAATATGATTCGCATGGCACTACTAAACTACATCAAAGTATCAATCAATTCGTTCAAACTAATCCGTTACCATATAGAATGACAATGTCTCCGCAGGGTGACGTGATCCCCATGATTAACTCGCTACATAACAACGTTCCTACAGCTGTGCTTTTAGACAGGATTCAAAAATTTAAGATAAAACTCTCTTTGGTTGGCTACGTTGCAGATTGTAAGattttaaagttttctCCAAGGATTTATTCAAAGACAAAATCTCCAACATCTAACGACACTCAGACATTCAATTTGCTAGCATCATCAGGAAATGAAGACGGGAACGTTGTCGTTTGGAATACTAACCGTATTAAACCATTATTTGATGCGTCTAAAGTTGTCAACTCATACATAACTGACCTTGAATGGGACAACTCAGGCCTCGGGCTTTTCGCCATAAGTCAGGACGGCCAATTAGTAATTTTCGCCTTTCAAGAAAACGAACTCGGGGATGTCATGCCAGTTGAAGCCGTAACAGAAGCTGCCAAAGAGATTAAACTTTTAGATCCATTGCCTTTCAAACCAAAGGCCGAGGAACCGGATACAAAACTGCCACCAAATAAGACAGCACAGCAAACTACAACGAATTCAAAAAAGCAACCTAAAGCTGCAGAAATCACCACCATATCAAGTACGAATATGGAATTTATCCAACCATCTTACATGGTTccaaaagatttgaaacGAAAACCAGTTACCGAAGATCCTTTACTGGCTCAAAATAAACCCGCTAATAAGAAGGCTAAAAAGGAGCTTGATCAAATCGATTTCCTTGATACAAACCTTTTCTTGCCTTCTGTTTCATTCTCCAAAGTCCGCCTTGCTCATCCGAAAATAAGAGCATCTTTTCAATACTCGAGCCAAGGTAACTTCGTACTTGATATCAAGAACGGTTTAGGTAACGACCAGAAGCCAACCAGTATTACTCTAACCAGAAAGGATAATGAATCCAGCAAACAGTTATTTCAAACATTCTTACCAAAATTTGTCACATTATGTAGCGCTGGATCATCCTTTTGGGCGTGGTCAACTGATACAGGTATGATTTACGTGACGTCAATATCTGGGCAAATGCTCTTCCCGCCCATGCTCCTTGGTGTACCAGTAAGTTTTCTTGAAGGTTCCGGTGACTATCTCTTATGCATAACAAGTATTGGCCAGATGTACTGCTGGAATGTCAATACTGGTAAAATCGCATTTCCGATCAATGACGTGTACTCTTTATTGAACCCAATGCTGCGCTACTCAGACGATGTTTTGAGCAGGGCTGAAAACATTACAATGTGTGCAGTAACTTCACAAGGTATTCCTATTGTAACATTGAGCAACGGGGATGGGTACATGTTCGATAGTGCTATGGAGGCATGGATGCTAATAAATGACTCTTGGTGGCCTTATGGCTCCCAGTACTGGAATTTCATGTCATCAGCTGGAGTAGACCTGACAAGcaatgacgatgaaaagaaagacaaatACTGGAATGCTGAAGCGGATATTTTAGCAAAAGAAgtcaaaaacaacaaaaataGCATAATTAATTACCTCGAAACTAAAACAAATGACGAGCTCACTAGAAAAGGACGCATGAAACACCTTCAGAGATTTGCAAAAGTTttattgatgaaagaagGCTTCgaaaatcttgaagaaatgataACGTTAGCTCATTTGGAAAATAAGATTCTTGTTTCGTTCCGGCTAAAGGAAGTAGAGGAAGCAATTAGGTTATTAAAAATATACTGCATCAGAATAGCTGAAATGGGTTATACTGATAGATTCAGCCAAACACTAAGCTGGTTATATGATCCAACCAATACTAAGTTTTCTCCATTGGACATAGATAGAAGGCGcaatttgatcaaagaTATAATAATATCTTGCGCCAACATTAGGCAAGTCCAAAGAGTTACAACATCGTACGCTAATGAATTAGGAGTCATTAGTGACTCCCTATAG
- the FDO1 gene encoding Fdo1p (weakly similar to uniprot|P40214 Saccharomyces cerevisiae YMR144W Hypothetical ORF), with the protein MTETQLKTEGEVNNVHSPSVIFTPNDLERKSSTISNTSSISTQEDSLNDQVSLAIENAQRTLNTLNALQSTAEIPASNHKGDTGSDDTKNGTADEKDKDVNNDIITSLRHLMTALTKSQERAKQLTLKNMFLVQNLNELQSGFQVEQNLAKQQFESMKYNLMVQKTDLQRQLEGTSVKITKYRETIMSKNKEINRLSRLLNQSQVYNPRLSRPTSVPSASVRKPFISRQLHSSDSNMLNTLGILATKVLKEEQNPENGSIHGSTLQHSPIEDKPENLDNTESDISHDSTQLVNHSQQFNNGLSPSTANMVTPAASVPAAQHLPSLSTVSEVTPDSHLIRINSSSNQKIERPELPILHLNRPSLPKGAALPKLRSFNTADGTVKDVL; encoded by the coding sequence ATGACAGAAACTCAATTAAAGACTGAGGGAGAGGTAAATAATGTTCATTCACCGTCCGTGATATTTACGCCTAACGATTTGGAGAGAAAGAGTTCGACCATTTCGAATACTTCGTCAATATCGACGCAGGAGGATTCATTGAACGACCAAGTAAGTTTAGCTATAGAAAATGCTCAGAGAACCTTGAATACCTTAAATGCGTTACAATCTACAGCGGAGATACCTGCTTCGAATCACAAAGGGGATACGGGTTCTGATGATACGAAAAATGGTACCGCAGATGAGAAAGACAAAGATGTAAACAATGACATTATTACCTCATTACGGCATTTAATGACAGCGTTAACCAAATCACAAGAACGGGCCAAACAATTGACGTTGAAGAATATGTTTCTAGTACAAAATCTCAACGAACTTCAGAGCGGGTTCCAAGTGGAACAAAATCTCGCCAAGcaacaatttgaaagtaTGAAATACAATTTGATGGTACAAAAGACAGACCTACAGAGACAGTTAGAGGGTACTTCGGTCAAGATCACAAAATACAGAGAAACGATCATGTcgaaaaacaaagaaatcaacAGACTTTCCAGATTATTGAACCAAAGCCAAGTCTATAATCCTCGCCTCTCTAGACCAACTTCCGTGCCATCTGCATCGGTCAGGAAGCCATTTATTTCAAGACAGTTACACTCGTCGGATTCCAACATGTTAAACACATTAGGAATACTTGCTACAAAGGTTCTTAAAGAGGAACAAAATCCGGAAAATGGAAGCATTCATGGGTCGACACTCCAACATTCTCCAATTGAAGACAAGCCAGAGAATCTTGATAATACCGAATCTGACATCTCTCATGATAGTACTCAGCTTGTGAATCATAGCCAGCAGTTTAATAATGGACTTAGTCCCTCAACAGCAAACATGGTGACTCCAGCCGCATCAGTTCCAGCAGCGCAGCATTTACCAAGTCTGAGTACGGTATCAGAGGTGACACCTGATTCACATTTGATTAGGATCAACAGCAGTTCAAATCAGAAAATAGAGCGTCCTGAACTGCCTATATTGCATCTCAATAGGCCATCGCTTCCGAAAGGTGCGGCACTACCAAAATTACGGAGTTTTAATACAGCAGATGGGACTGTAAAGGATGTCTTGTAA
- the MSW1 gene encoding tryptophan--tRNA ligase MSW1 (similar to uniprot|P04803 YDR268W Saccharomyces cerevisiae MSW1 Mitochondrial tryptophanyl-tRNA synthetase) codes for MLASSQLVRNKSRILFKRFNSSVKTTGFKLRESDLPKNATIFSLIQPTGKFHLGNYLGAVRVWKDITDLKDDGTTLLFGTADLHAITVPKPNAKEFRNYRIEAIASILSIGIDPEKAIVFHQSRVSQHTELHWLLSSLASMGSLNRMTQWKSKSNINDQSDDAALGAIKLGLFSYPVLQAADILLYKSTHVPVGDDQSQHLELTRQLSNTFNKFYKTKYFPMPTTILAPTKKILSLLNPEKKMSKSDTNQNSVIYITDEPEIIAKKIKRAVTDSISDSFYFDPVKRPGISNLINTLSGVQRVSIEDVEKDIAHIKDHKDFKQHVTDVLVEELAPSREQFHRYMKNPDYLHKVSEDGASKAREIAAKNITEIKRIMGFL; via the coding sequence ATGCTTGCAAGTTCTCAACTTGTTAGAAATAAAAGTcgtattcttttcaagagATTCAATAGTTCGGTTAAAACGACTGGATTCAAATTGAGGGAATCGGATCTGCCCAAGAATGCCACAATATTCAGTTTAATTCAACCTACTGGCAAGTTCCATTTAGGTAATTACCTTGGTGCTGTGAGGGTCTGGAAAGATATTACCGATTTAAAGGACGATGGAACGACTCTACTATTTGGAACTGCGGATCTTCATGCCATCACCGTACCGAAGCCCAATGCTAAAGAGTTTCGAAATTACAGGATAGAGGCTATTGCTTCTATTTTATCAATTGGGATAGATCCAGAAAAAGCTATTGTATTCCACCAATCTAGGGTGAGTCAACATACAGAATTGCATTGGTTACTATCTTCTCTTGCATCCATGGGTTCGTTGAATAGAATGACGCAATGGAaatccaaatcaaatataAACGACCAGTCTGATGATGCTGCTCTTGGAGCTATTAAACTGGGTTTGTTTTCATACCCTGTGTTGCAAGCAGCTGACATCTTACTTTACAAATCTACTCATGTTCCAGTCGGTGATGATCAATCACAACATTTAGAACTGACAAGACAATTGAGTAACACTTTTAACAAATTCTACAAAACCAAATATTTCCCGATGCCCACAACAATCTTGGCACCTACGAAGAAGATTCTGTCTCTGTTAAATCctgagaagaagatgtcTAAATCAGATACTAACCAGAATTCTGTCATATATATAACTGACGAACCCGAGATAATTGCCAAGAAGATAAAAAGAGCGGTCACTGATTCCATCTCAGAtagtttttattttgatcCAGTAAAGCGTCCAGGCATTTCTAACCTGATAAATACTTTGTCAGGAGTGCAAAGAGTGTCAATTGAAGATGTGGAAAAGGATATTGCACATATTAAAGATCACAAAGACTTCAAACAGCACGTTACAGATGTGTTAGTTGAAGAGTTGGCACCTTCTCGTGAGCAATTCCATAGGTACATGAAGAACCCAGACTATCTACATAAGGTATCAGAAGATGGTGCCTCAAAGGCTCGTGAAATCGCTGCGAAAAATATTACTGAGATTAAACGCATCATGGGTTTCCTATAG
- a CDS encoding uncharacterized protein (conserved hypothetical protein), giving the protein METLLEKDLPEGKEERIRLALDFIREQHSKEGTDNSEHDIKPKKDVLKPSKYGKKRKPTIRQIALHFQIPKSTLYDRMKADQGQKRQRTITKANAAGGQSDEISDENNEHDLQMQLRNQTTRTYSHLSQMRFSPEAESDMVRNMQGYVLAYGNLPLISDLRECIPSTTRAVHLGNKWITGFIRRHGEETVYGMTGEGVLNAKFKDFRQWKNKFSQLHDLFLRCLQSKLKRCHQFYYICKYVPHGSNEANKMIFFALKVKIQQVNAGTEKDVTISLLCEPITRELSPISPEEAKEQFLQDLNSILKRIDANSTDLVVLEGLTQTEHWDWSQCLELVKTHKLNGKLYTVPWGNDLLTNCLNKDNNIAVTFEKITQDSNSAVATKDMVNFTSVSVMLKEIITNATPLPAVAINNSRTQRDAIRQLIRTISENESRLYREIHDPDARVTLCNIFNQARLLEESLSTCAVELT; this is encoded by the coding sequence ATGGAAACTCTATTGGAAAAAGACCTACCGGAAGGTAAAGAAGAGCGAATCAGGCTGGCGTTGGATTTTATTCGGGAACAACATAGTAAAGAAGGGACTGATAATTCAGAGCATGATATTAAGCCCAAGAAGGACGTGTTGAAACCTAGTAAATATGGTAAAAAACGAAAGCCCACAATCAGACAGATTGCACtccattttcaaatacCTAAGAGTACGCTATACGATAGGATGAAGGCAGATCAAGGACAAAAGAGGCAAAGAACGATAACTAAGGCAAACGCCGCTGGAGGCCAGAGTGATGAAATCtctgatgaaaataatgaacaCGATTTACAAATGCAGTTAAGAAATCAGACAACGAGAACGTATTCTCACTTATCTCAAATGAGATTCAGCCCGGAAGCAGAATCCGACATGGTGCGAAATATGCAGGGTTATGTATTAGCTTATGGTAATCTGCCATTGATCTCAGATTTAAGAGAGTGCATACCCAGCACAACAAGGGCGGTACACTTGGGAAATAAATGGATCACTGGTTTCATAAGACGACATGGGGAAGAAACGGTATATGGTATGACGGGCGAGGGGGTATTGAACGCTaaatttaaagattttAGGCAATGGAAAAACAAGTTTAGTCAATTGCATGATTTATTCCTTCGGTGCTTGCAATCCAAATTAAAAAGATGCCATCAGTTTTACTACATCTGTAAATACGTTCCACATGGCTCAAACGAAGCCAATaagatgatattttttgCATTAAAAGTGAAGATTCAGCAGGTAAATGCTGGCACAGAGAAAGATGTGACAATATCTTTGCTATGTGAACCAATTACAAGGGAGTTAAGTCCCATCTCTCCTGAAGAAGCAAAGGAACAATTCTTACAAGATCTAAATTCCATTTTGAAACGTATAGACGCTAACTCTACGGACCTAGTCGTTTTGGAAGGGTTAACACAGACGGAACATTGGGACTGGTCACAATGTCTAGAATTAGTCAAAACGCACAAGCTAAACGGTAAATTGTATACGGTTCCCTGGGGAAATGACCTACTCACGAATTGTTTAAACAAGGATAATAATATTGCGGTCACTTTTGAGAAAATCACACAAGATTCGAATTCAGCGGTGGCTACCAAAGATATGGTTAACTTTACCTCTGTGTCTGTCATGCTTAAGGAAATAATCACCAACGCAACGCCGTTACCAGCCGTTGCCATCAATAATTCGCGCACTCAAAGGGACGCTATACGGCAATTAATTCGAACTATATCTGAGAATGAGTCGCGGTTGTATAGAGAAATACATGATCCTGATGCCCGTGTCACTCTTTGCAACATTTTCAATCAAGCGCGCTTACTTGAAGAGTCATTATCTACTTGCGCTGTTGAACTCACGTGA
- the CKB2 gene encoding casein kinase 2 regulatory subunit CKB2 (similar to uniprot|P38930 Saccharomyces cerevisiae YOR039W CKB2 protein kinase CK2 beta' subunit), whose protein sequence is MSIPEESVETTEQPDVVMADALVVNDQDDGSDSGEYVEYWIDLFLGKKGHEYFCDIDTEYITDRFNLINLQKTVSKFTTVVQYMVDDLEEGIIESMSPARLEQLETDTRKLYGLIHARYIITAKGLQKMLQKYKAADFGRCPRYHCNHQPLLPVGLHDIPGIDCVKLYCPSCEDLYNPKSSRHSAIDGAYFGTSFPGMFLQGFPEMCPKHPTKRYVPKVFGFDLHKQAQLTRWQELQRLKLEKLLITKGINLNESGGYQF, encoded by the coding sequence ATGTCAATTCCTGAAGAGAGTGTGGAGACCACTGAACAACCGGACGTAGTTATGGCTGATGCTCTAGTAGTAAATGATCAAGATGATGGATCGGATTCGGGCGAGTACGTGGAATATTGGattgatttgtttcttggGAAAAAAGGCCATGAATATTTCTGTGACATTGATACGGAATACATCACGGATAGGTTCAATCTAATCAATTTACAAAAGACAGTATCTAAGTTTACCACTGTGGTACAATATATGGTGGatgatcttgaagaagGCATCATCGAGAGCATGTCACCAGCACGTTTAGAACAATTGGAAACGGATACAAGGAAGCTGTACGGATTGATCCATGCACGTTACATTATCACGGCGAAAGGTTTACAGAAGATGCTACAGAAATACAAAGCGGCCGATTTTGGAAGGTGCCCCAGGTATCATTGTAACCATCAACCGCTACTTCCTGTTGGACTACATGACATACCGGGCATTGACTGTGTGAAACTATATTGTCCAAGTTGTGAAGATCTTTACAATCCAAAGTCAAGCAGACATAGTGCCATTGACGGAGCGTATTTCGGTACCAGCTTTCCCGGAATGTTCTTGCAAGGATTCCCCGAGATGTGTCCGAAACACCCAACGAAAAGATACGTTCCAAAAGTGTTTGGGTTCGATTTACACAAACAAGCACAGTTGACCCGTTGGCAAGAGCTACAGAGGCTCAAGCTGGAAAAGCTTTTAATCACGAAAGGCATAAACCTGAACGAAAGTGGAGGATACCAGTTCTAA